One Beggiatoa leptomitoformis DNA segment encodes these proteins:
- the lptA gene encoding lipopolysaccharide transport periplasmic protein LptA — MSINKWLLGISMTMISHSVFALATDKDQPINITAEQATIDDLKGVAIYEGNVIVTQGTIRIEADKVTLTYTQKQTLDKVILDGNPARFKQRPDNSKEDLNAKASKMEYFATENRLQLTQNAEVWQGKDTFTGQRITYDTERGIIKANQKVQVTIQPRQQSSSSTPAN, encoded by the coding sequence ATGTCTATCAATAAGTGGCTATTGGGGATAAGCATGACGATGATAAGTCATTCTGTGTTTGCCCTTGCAACGGATAAAGACCAACCAATTAATATCACAGCAGAACAAGCAACTATTGATGATTTAAAAGGCGTTGCGATTTATGAGGGTAATGTTATTGTTACACAAGGAACAATTCGTATAGAAGCGGACAAAGTTACTTTGACCTATACGCAAAAACAAACCCTAGATAAAGTCATCTTAGATGGTAATCCCGCCCGTTTTAAACAACGTCCTGATAATAGTAAAGAAGATTTAAATGCAAAAGCAAGTAAAATGGAATATTTTGCCACTGAAAACCGTTTACAATTGACTCAAAATGCAGAGGTTTGGCAAGGAAAAGATACCTTTACAGGGCAACGTATTACTTACGATACGGAACGTGGTATCATTAAAGCCAATCAGAAAGTGCAAGTGACTATTCAACCACGTCAGCAATCATCATCTTCAACACCTGCCAACTGA
- the hpf gene encoding ribosome hibernation-promoting factor, HPF/YfiA family: MQLTLSGHHIDITPALRSYVTSKIERLERHFDHVTNIHVVLGVEKLRQKAEATLHVSGANLFADAEHEDMYAAIDALTDKLDRQIKKHKEKLKDHHQAEGGVKAQSLE; the protein is encoded by the coding sequence ATGCAACTCACCCTCAGTGGTCATCATATCGACATCACGCCCGCTTTACGGAGTTATGTAACATCAAAAATTGAACGCTTGGAACGTCATTTTGATCACGTTACTAACATTCATGTTGTTTTGGGTGTTGAGAAATTGCGCCAAAAAGCAGAAGCAACCTTGCACGTTAGCGGTGCAAATTTATTTGCAGATGCTGAACATGAAGACATGTACGCAGCAATTGATGCCCTGACCGACAAATTGGACAGACAAATTAAAAAACATAAGGAAAAACTGAAAGACCATCACCAAGCCGAAGGTGGTGTTAAAGCACAGTCCCTTGAATAA
- the lptB gene encoding LPS export ABC transporter ATP-binding protein: MSKLSAQHLAKRYKSRQVVKDVSLHVTSGEVVGLLGPNGAGKTTSFYMIVGLIPCDEGKIFLDTQELTYAPMHRRAQLGMGYLPQEASIFRKLSVADNIMAILEVQKQLTKAQRKTRLAQLLEELHIAHLHDNVGMSLSGGERRRVEIARALAAEPRFMLLDEPFAGVDPLSVADIQRIIAHLCSLDIGVLITDHNVRETLDICHRAYIVNEGVLIAEGSPESILHNAQVREVYLGQNFQL; the protein is encoded by the coding sequence ATGAGTAAACTATCCGCACAACACTTAGCGAAACGATATAAATCTCGCCAAGTCGTCAAAGATGTTAGCCTACATGTAACCAGTGGTGAAGTCGTTGGTTTATTAGGACCCAACGGTGCAGGAAAAACCACCAGCTTTTATATGATTGTTGGGTTGATTCCCTGTGATGAAGGAAAGATTTTTCTGGATACACAAGAATTAACGTACGCACCTATGCACCGTCGCGCGCAATTAGGCATGGGGTATCTTCCACAAGAGGCTTCAATTTTCCGTAAATTGAGTGTTGCGGATAACATCATGGCAATTCTGGAAGTGCAAAAACAGTTGACTAAAGCGCAACGAAAAACCCGTCTAGCACAATTATTAGAAGAATTGCATATTGCGCATTTACACGATAATGTAGGCATGAGTTTATCGGGTGGAGAACGTCGGCGTGTTGAGATTGCCCGCGCGCTCGCGGCAGAACCTCGTTTTATGCTATTAGACGAACCCTTTGCAGGGGTTGACCCTTTATCTGTTGCAGATATTCAACGCATCATTGCACATTTGTGTAGTTTAGATATTGGTGTGTTAATTACTGACCATAATGTTAGAGAAACGTTAGATATTTGTCATAGAGCTTATATTGTCAATGAAGGGGTATTAATTGCCGAAGGCTCACCCGAAAGTATTCTGCACAATGCCCAAGTAAGAGAAGTCTATCTGGGACAGAACTTTCAGTTATAA
- a CDS encoding RNA polymerase factor sigma-54: MKQSLQLRLGQQITMTPQLQQAIRLLQLSTLDLQLEIQQALESNIMLETAEGEYDDGVDDYDDSITTAPDVEENFKQEVERALIAEAEVTHHENDEEYSPTDDSRELVMDNANDIPENLAVDSDWEDIYDGALHDYPTANADGNGKDLLFNQNAAEQTLSDHLLWQLDLTPFSDQDRAIATAIIDAIDGDGYLRATIEDIMQSLGEGVIVEADEVEAVLHRVQHFDPVGIGARDLSECLLLQLGELPAQTLWLAEAKMLVKNHLTILADHDYPQLAKLMKFSRDDLRDVINLIQSLNPRPGSQIEVHQSNYVVPDVYVKKVKGQWRVELNSEIAPKLRINRYYADLISRSDSNRADVSNLKNHLQEARWFIKSLKSRHETLLKVANCIVKRQTAFLEYGEEAMKPLVLHDIASELEMHESTISRVTTQKYIHTARGIFELKYFFSSHVSTNTGGECSSTAIRALIKKLIAAENAAKPLSDSKIANILSERGINVARRTVAKYREAMVIPPSNERKRLV, from the coding sequence ATGAAACAAAGCCTTCAACTACGCTTAGGTCAGCAAATTACCATGACACCACAATTGCAACAGGCAATCCGCCTATTGCAACTGTCCACGCTGGATTTGCAACTAGAAATTCAACAAGCGTTAGAATCAAATATCATGTTGGAAACCGCAGAAGGTGAATATGATGATGGCGTTGATGATTACGACGACAGCATCACAACTGCACCTGACGTAGAAGAAAATTTTAAACAAGAAGTAGAACGCGCGCTCATTGCTGAAGCCGAAGTCACCCATCATGAAAATGATGAAGAATATAGCCCTACTGATGATAGCCGCGAACTGGTGATGGATAACGCCAATGACATCCCTGAAAATTTAGCCGTTGATTCTGATTGGGAAGATATTTACGACGGCGCATTACACGACTATCCAACAGCAAATGCGGATGGAAATGGTAAAGACCTTTTATTTAACCAAAATGCAGCAGAACAAACCTTATCAGATCATTTATTGTGGCAATTAGACCTTACGCCCTTTAGTGACCAAGACCGCGCCATTGCAACCGCTATTATTGATGCAATTGATGGTGACGGCTATTTGCGAGCAACGATTGAAGACATTATGCAAAGCTTGGGCGAAGGTGTTATCGTTGAAGCTGATGAAGTAGAAGCTGTTTTACACCGTGTACAACACTTTGACCCCGTAGGTATTGGGGCGCGCGATTTATCTGAGTGTTTATTATTACAACTAGGAGAACTACCCGCCCAAACGCTTTGGTTGGCAGAAGCGAAAATGCTGGTTAAAAATCACTTAACTATATTAGCGGATCATGATTATCCACAACTTGCCAAACTCATGAAATTCAGCCGTGATGATTTACGCGATGTTATTAATCTTATTCAATCACTTAACCCACGTCCCGGTTCACAAATAGAAGTACATCAATCCAATTATGTAGTACCTGATGTCTATGTGAAAAAAGTAAAAGGGCAATGGCGCGTTGAATTAAACTCAGAAATCGCACCAAAATTAAGAATTAACCGTTACTATGCCGATTTAATTTCACGCTCAGACAGCAATCGCGCAGACGTAAGCAACCTCAAAAATCATTTACAAGAAGCCCGTTGGTTTATCAAAAGTCTTAAAAGTCGTCACGAAACCTTATTAAAAGTCGCAAACTGCATTGTTAAACGGCAAACTGCTTTTTTAGAATATGGCGAAGAAGCCATGAAACCACTAGTACTACATGATATTGCCAGTGAATTAGAAATGCACGAATCCACCATTTCTCGCGTCACTACGCAAAAATATATTCATACAGCTCGTGGCATTTTCGAACTAAAATATTTCTTCTCCAGCCATGTCAGCACGAACACGGGTGGAGAATGCTCTTCTACGGCAATTCGTGCGCTCATCAAAAAACTCATCGCAGCAGAGAATGCTGCAAAACCCCTTAGTGATAGCAAAATAGCCAATATACTATCCGAAAGAGGTATTAATGTCGCCAGACGCACGGTCGCCAAATATAGGGAAGCGATGGTGATTCCACCATCCAATGAGCGCAAGCGTCTGGTTTAG
- the hprK gene encoding HPr(Ser) kinase/phosphatase, with amino-acid sequence MTLLSVTELYENHADNLGLHWLAGKENNRFLQLQTDQRIGNVGYLNLIHPHQIQVISLYELAYLEALSDNVYEDALKQLFENANLACIIVVDSPRVPDDLKGHAEHYHVPLFMAQVSGEALMNYLHGILGRMSGEKVTLHGVFLDVFGMGVLITGDSGTGKSELALELVSRGHRLVADDAPEFSRIDQDVIRGTCPVQGMTPFLEVRGLGILNVQALFGDSAIKRDKYLRLIIKLEHMSPDQLRQIDRLQGDYRSRQILGVEISEVGLPVAAGRNLAVLLECAVRNHSLKMQGYNAADEFCQRQTRAMYGMDKDDGYVSHRFDVY; translated from the coding sequence ATGACCCTGTTAAGCGTTACTGAACTCTATGAAAATCATGCGGATAACTTAGGACTTCATTGGTTAGCAGGGAAAGAAAATAACCGCTTTTTGCAATTGCAAACAGATCAACGGATTGGAAATGTAGGTTATCTCAACTTAATTCATCCCCATCAAATTCAAGTTATTAGTCTCTACGAACTCGCCTATTTAGAAGCCTTATCGGATAACGTGTATGAGGATGCACTCAAACAACTATTTGAAAATGCTAACCTCGCTTGTATTATCGTTGTTGATAGTCCACGTGTACCCGACGATTTAAAAGGACATGCTGAACATTATCATGTTCCCTTATTTATGGCTCAAGTGTCAGGTGAAGCTTTAATGAACTACCTACACGGTATTTTGGGGCGTATGTCAGGTGAAAAAGTAACCTTACATGGTGTATTTTTAGACGTTTTTGGGATGGGTGTATTAATTACGGGAGATAGTGGTACAGGTAAAAGCGAACTTGCGTTAGAACTAGTCAGTCGTGGACACCGTTTAGTTGCAGACGATGCACCCGAATTTTCTCGTATAGACCAAGATGTTATTCGTGGAACTTGTCCTGTACAAGGGATGACACCTTTTTTAGAAGTGCGCGGATTAGGTATTTTAAATGTACAAGCATTGTTTGGTGATAGTGCGATTAAGAGAGATAAATATCTTCGTCTTATCATTAAACTAGAACACATGAGTCCTGATCAACTTCGCCAAATTGACCGTTTACAAGGGGATTATCGTTCCCGCCAAATTTTGGGTGTAGAAATCTCTGAGGTTGGTTTGCCCGTTGCTGCGGGTCGCAATCTTGCTGTTTTACTTGAATGTGCTGTGCGTAATCATAGTTTGAAAATGCAAGGCTACAATGCCGCTGATGAATTTTGCCAACGTCAAACCCGTGCCATGTATGGTATGGATAAGGATGATGGCTATGTTTCACATCGTTTTGATGTTTATTAG
- the ptsN gene encoding PTS IIA-like nitrogen regulatory protein PtsN — MRILDILSPERMLCNVQASSKKRVLEYFSRLLATETSSLTTREIFESLLSRERLGSTGLGKGVAIPHARVPDCQLTLAAFVQLEKGIDYDSIDRQPVDLLFALMVPENCTEEHLQILAMLAEMFSDDEFREKLRSLPDCQAKYALMVQWQAAQPQDVSSDSLSSPL, encoded by the coding sequence ATGCGTATTTTAGACATCCTATCGCCTGAACGAATGTTATGTAATGTACAGGCCTCTAGTAAGAAACGAGTATTAGAATATTTTAGCCGTTTACTTGCGACAGAAACGTCTAGCCTGACAACCCGAGAAATTTTTGAAAGTCTGTTGTCACGCGAACGCTTAGGGAGTACAGGTTTAGGTAAAGGCGTAGCGATTCCTCATGCCCGTGTACCCGACTGTCAATTAACGCTTGCTGCTTTTGTTCAGTTAGAGAAAGGTATTGATTACGACTCAATTGATCGGCAGCCTGTTGACTTACTATTTGCCCTGATGGTGCCTGAAAACTGTACGGAGGAACACCTGCAAATTTTGGCAATGCTAGCAGAAATGTTTAGCGATGATGAATTTCGTGAAAAATTGCGTAGCCTACCCGATTGTCAAGCAAAATATGCGTTGATGGTGCAATGGCAGGCGGCTCAACCACAAGACGTATCATCTGATTCTCTTTCTTCTCCATTATAG